The following coding sequences lie in one Hydrogenophaga sp. PBL-H3 genomic window:
- a CDS encoding copper chaperone PCu(A)C codes for MKQLFISTLLALTASAWAQAPANVDVKDAWVRATVAQQTSTGAFMQLSARADTRLVEIRSPIAGVVELHEMAMEKDVMKMRAVKAGLTLSAGQPVELKPGGYHVMMMDLKGPVKAGDVVPVTLVFEGKDGQRSTLDVKAMARALGNAAAAAPAAADHSQHKH; via the coding sequence ATGAAACAACTGTTCATTTCCACCTTGCTGGCCCTCACCGCCAGCGCCTGGGCGCAAGCGCCCGCCAACGTCGACGTCAAAGACGCCTGGGTGCGCGCCACCGTGGCGCAACAGACCTCCACCGGGGCCTTCATGCAACTCAGCGCCCGGGCCGACACGCGTCTCGTCGAGATCCGATCGCCCATCGCGGGCGTGGTCGAACTCCACGAAATGGCGATGGAGAAAGACGTGATGAAGATGCGCGCCGTCAAGGCGGGGCTGACCCTGTCCGCGGGGCAGCCGGTCGAGCTCAAGCCCGGTGGTTACCACGTGATGATGATGGACCTCAAGGGTCCGGTGAAGGCGGGCGACGTGGTGCCGGTCACGCTGGTGTTCGAGGGCAAGGATGGGCAACGCTCGACGCTGGATGTGAAGGCCATGGCGCGAGCGCTGGGCAATGCCGCTGCCGCAGCGCCCGCCGCGGCCGACCACAGCCAGCACAAGCACTGA
- a CDS encoding PepSY-associated TM helix domain-containing protein: MSTAQHASTADAGVGPSRFHAVAWRWHFYTGLYVVPFLLMLALTGAVMVFYTGFQTRFGFTVHVTPQAAVQPVSAQAQAVLALRSQGQLLEYIAPRASDEASWFVVKRDGLTEAVAVDPHTAQVLHLVDKENTVFAWAERIHGTLLMGDVGDRLIEVAAGFGIVMIATGLYLWWPRGGTRWAQVLVPNLRQRGRLWWRSLHACAGFWLSAVLFVFLLTGLSWTGVWGAQFAQPWGTFPATKWEAVPQSGATHTSLNTAGQHEVPWGLEWTPLPASGSAAGPSVNLDSVAALAKQLGFTGQHHIQLPKGDTGVFTISADTMSGDLKDPTKDRTVHVDQHTGRVIAEVAFADYPLLAQGMAVGIALHQGDLGWWNAVLNLLFCAAIVLLCVSGVVMWWKRRPARRWRIGAPPVPRDLPLWKGGAVVMCGVALAFPLSGAVLLAVLLLDGLVLSRLPALRQALG, translated from the coding sequence ATGAGCACCGCTCAACACGCGTCCACCGCGGACGCGGGGGTCGGGCCGTCCCGTTTTCACGCCGTGGCCTGGCGCTGGCACTTCTACACCGGCCTGTACGTCGTGCCCTTTCTGCTCATGCTCGCGCTCACCGGCGCGGTCATGGTCTTCTACACCGGGTTCCAGACCCGGTTCGGCTTCACGGTGCACGTGACGCCACAGGCCGCCGTGCAACCGGTCAGCGCACAGGCGCAGGCCGTGCTGGCGCTGCGCTCGCAAGGCCAGCTGCTCGAATACATCGCACCGCGCGCGTCCGATGAGGCGAGCTGGTTCGTGGTGAAACGCGACGGCCTCACCGAGGCGGTGGCGGTGGACCCGCACACCGCGCAGGTGCTGCACCTGGTGGACAAGGAGAACACCGTGTTCGCCTGGGCCGAGCGCATCCACGGCACGCTGCTGATGGGCGATGTGGGCGACCGGCTGATCGAGGTTGCTGCCGGATTCGGCATCGTGATGATCGCCACCGGCCTCTACCTGTGGTGGCCGCGGGGCGGCACACGCTGGGCGCAGGTGCTGGTGCCCAACCTGCGCCAGCGGGGCCGCCTGTGGTGGCGCTCGCTGCACGCCTGTGCCGGCTTCTGGCTCAGCGCGGTGCTGTTCGTGTTCCTGCTCACCGGCCTGTCGTGGACGGGTGTTTGGGGCGCGCAGTTCGCGCAGCCCTGGGGCACGTTTCCGGCCACCAAGTGGGAGGCGGTGCCGCAGTCGGGCGCCACCCACACCTCACTGAACACCGCCGGCCAGCACGAGGTGCCTTGGGGCCTGGAATGGACTCCGTTGCCCGCTTCGGGCTCGGCTGCCGGGCCATCGGTGAACCTGGACTCTGTGGCCGCGCTCGCGAAGCAGCTGGGCTTCACCGGCCAGCACCACATCCAGCTGCCCAAGGGTGACACGGGCGTGTTCACGATCTCGGCCGACACCATGAGCGGCGACCTGAAGGACCCCACGAAGGACCGCACCGTGCACGTGGACCAGCACACCGGTCGCGTGATCGCCGAGGTCGCCTTTGCCGACTACCCGCTGTTGGCCCAGGGCATGGCGGTGGGCATTGCGCTGCACCAGGGTGATCTGGGCTGGTGGAACGCGGTGCTCAACCTGCTCTTCTGCGCAGCCATCGTGTTGCTCTGCGTCAGCGGCGTGGTGATGTGGTGGAAGCGACGGCCAGCCCGCCGTTGGCGCATCGGGGCACCTCCGGTGCCGCGTGATCTGCCGCTGTGGAAAGGCGGCGCGGTGGTGATGTGTGGGGTGGCGCTGGCGTTTCCGCTCAGTGGCGCGGTGCTGCTCGCGGTGTTGCTGCTGGACGGGCTGGTGCTCTCGCGCCTGCCTGCCCTCAGGCAGGCACTGGGCTGA
- a CDS encoding ABC transporter ATP-binding protein: MFLNVSQLSVRYPGLPQAAVDGVSLGLRAGDIGVLIGPSGCGKTTLLRAVAGLERASGGSITLEGEKVSDGTHHMPAEQRRIGMVFQDYALFPHLDVGKNIAFGIDGLPRNERDSRVAEVLKLVGLDGMQKRFPHELSGGQQQRVALARALAPRPRLLLLDEPFSNLDVDLRERLAHEVRGILKAAGATALFVTHDQLEAFAIGDVIGVMHEGHLHQWEDAYALYHRPATRFVAEFIGHGVFAPAQIRMNGNEVSVQTPLGALQDVDECPLPTAYASGLCDVLLRADDIVHDDGAPVKAQILRKAFRGSEFLYTLRLASGEVLMTHVPSHHNHAVGEWIGIRAEVDHVVTFERGSGASSPPAPGVARAQPV; this comes from the coding sequence ATGTTCCTCAACGTCTCCCAACTCAGCGTGCGCTACCCCGGCCTGCCCCAGGCCGCGGTGGATGGCGTTTCGCTCGGGCTGCGAGCCGGCGACATCGGCGTGCTGATCGGGCCTTCGGGCTGCGGCAAGACCACCCTGCTGCGAGCGGTGGCGGGTCTGGAGCGCGCCAGCGGCGGCAGCATCACGCTCGAAGGCGAGAAGGTCAGCGACGGCACGCACCACATGCCGGCCGAGCAGCGCCGCATCGGCATGGTGTTCCAGGACTACGCGCTGTTCCCGCACCTCGACGTGGGCAAGAACATCGCCTTCGGCATCGACGGCCTGCCGCGCAATGAGCGCGATTCGCGGGTGGCCGAGGTGCTCAAGCTGGTGGGACTGGACGGCATGCAGAAGCGTTTTCCTCACGAGCTCTCGGGCGGGCAGCAACAGCGCGTGGCGCTGGCCCGCGCGCTGGCACCGCGCCCGCGACTGCTGTTGCTGGACGAACCCTTTTCCAACCTCGACGTGGACCTGCGCGAGCGCCTGGCGCACGAGGTGCGCGGCATCCTCAAGGCCGCGGGCGCCACGGCGCTGTTCGTCACGCACGATCAGCTGGAGGCCTTTGCCATCGGCGACGTGATCGGCGTGATGCACGAGGGCCACCTGCACCAGTGGGAAGACGCCTACGCGCTCTACCACCGCCCGGCCACGCGCTTCGTGGCCGAGTTCATCGGGCACGGTGTGTTCGCGCCGGCGCAGATTCGCATGAACGGCAACGAGGTGTCGGTGCAGACGCCGCTGGGCGCGCTGCAGGACGTCGACGAATGTCCGCTGCCCACGGCCTACGCCTCGGGCCTGTGCGACGTGCTGCTGCGCGCCGACGACATCGTGCACGACGACGGCGCGCCGGTGAAAGCGCAGATCCTGCGCAAGGCGTTTCGTGGTTCGGAGTTCCTCTACACGCTGCGTCTGGCCAGCGGCGAGGTGCTGATGACGCACGTGCCCTCGCACCACAACCACGCGGTGGGCGAGTGGATCGGCATCCGCGCCGAGGTGGACCACGTGGTCACCTTCGAGCGCGGGTCGGGGGCGTCGAGTCCGCCTGCGCCGGGTGTGGCGCGCGCGCAGCCGGTCTGA
- a CDS encoding ABC transporter permease → MLRWLALAPLLLLACVLALPVLSLGGSWFQFDAVALDVLGQMAQTVLPEYALTTVVLCVSVALGVALVGMLTACAVTLFEFPGRRFFEWALLLPLAMPAYVVAYAYTDFLQFSGPLQVGMRESFGLSGRVFPEIRNTPGAVWVFTFSLYPYVYLLARTALSERASQLMEAARLLGAPLARRIREVALPLARPAVAAGVALALMETLADFGVASYFGIQTFTAGIYKAWLAMDLPQAAAQLATMLLAVVALLLWLEHRAQHRMRFSTLRGQRAGSNEAQPSRLHGARAGLAVALCALPIAFGFVLPVLFMLRPLIGGWDELPWTSFVQWSRNSVWLAGLSAALATVIALTLAFAVRAWPGKVTRGVVQLASLGYAVPGAVIVVGLLLPVGWLQTMKPDSSVGYFVTATALGIVWAYMVRFTAVALQSVQSGYARIPASLDDSARMLGTTGLGLAARVHWPLLKRSTAAAALLVFVDVMKELPATLVLRPFNSDTLAVVTYQLARDERLGEAALPALTLVLVGLAPVILLSRALRQR, encoded by the coding sequence ATGCTGCGTTGGTTGGCCCTCGCCCCCTTGCTCCTGCTCGCTTGCGTGCTCGCGCTGCCCGTGCTCTCGCTCGGCGGCTCGTGGTTCCAGTTCGACGCCGTGGCGCTCGACGTGCTGGGCCAGATGGCGCAGACCGTGTTGCCCGAGTACGCGCTCACCACGGTGGTGCTCTGCGTGTCGGTGGCCCTGGGCGTGGCGCTGGTGGGCATGCTCACGGCCTGCGCGGTGACGCTGTTCGAGTTCCCGGGCCGGCGCTTCTTTGAATGGGCGCTGCTGCTGCCCCTGGCCATGCCGGCCTATGTGGTGGCCTACGCCTACACCGATTTCCTGCAGTTCAGCGGACCGCTGCAGGTGGGCATGCGCGAGAGCTTTGGCCTGAGCGGGCGGGTGTTCCCCGAGATCCGGAACACGCCCGGCGCGGTCTGGGTGTTCACGTTTTCGCTCTATCCCTACGTGTACCTGCTCGCCCGCACGGCCTTGTCGGAGCGCGCCTCGCAGCTGATGGAAGCCGCCCGCCTGCTCGGGGCACCGCTGGCGCGGCGCATCCGCGAGGTGGCCTTGCCGCTGGCCCGGCCGGCCGTGGCCGCGGGCGTGGCCCTGGCGCTCATGGAAACCCTGGCCGACTTTGGCGTGGCCAGCTACTTCGGCATCCAGACTTTCACCGCCGGCATCTACAAGGCCTGGCTGGCCATGGACTTGCCACAGGCCGCGGCCCAGCTCGCCACCATGCTGCTGGCCGTGGTGGCACTGCTGCTGTGGCTGGAACACCGCGCGCAGCACCGCATGCGCTTCTCCACCCTGCGCGGCCAGCGCGCCGGCAGCAACGAGGCCCAGCCCAGCCGCTTGCACGGTGCCCGCGCCGGCCTGGCCGTCGCACTGTGCGCCCTGCCCATCGCCTTTGGCTTCGTGCTGCCGGTGCTGTTCATGCTGCGCCCGCTCATCGGTGGCTGGGACGAGCTGCCCTGGACCTCCTTCGTGCAGTGGTCGCGCAACAGCGTGTGGCTCGCCGGCCTGTCGGCTGCGCTCGCCACGGTCATCGCGCTGACGCTGGCGTTTGCCGTGCGTGCCTGGCCCGGCAAGGTCACCCGTGGCGTGGTGCAACTGGCCAGCCTGGGCTACGCGGTGCCCGGCGCAGTGATCGTGGTGGGCCTGCTGTTGCCGGTGGGCTGGCTGCAAACCATGAAGCCCGACAGCAGCGTGGGTTACTTCGTCACCGCCACCGCGCTGGGCATCGTGTGGGCCTATATGGTGCGTTTCACCGCCGTGGCCTTGCAGTCGGTGCAAAGCGGCTATGCGCGCATCCCCGCCAGCCTGGACGACTCGGCCCGCATGCTCGGCACCACCGGCCTGGGGCTGGCCGCACGCGTGCACTGGCCGCTGCTCAAACGCTCCACCGCCGCCGCCGCGCTGCTGGTCTTCGTGGACGTGATGAAGGAACTGCCCGCCACCCTGGTGCTGCGTCCCTTCAACAGCGACACCCTGGCGGTGGTGACCTACCAGCTGGCGCGCGACGAGCGCCTGGGCGAGGCCGCGCTGCCCGCGCTCACGCTGGTGCTGGTGGGGCTGGCGCCGGTGATCCTGTTGAGCCGGGCGTTGAGACAGCGGTAA
- a CDS encoding VOC family protein, translating to MSIQLCAYLSYNGDCAEAMAFYAKVLGARLEALITYGQMPGEMPVPPGHADRVMHAYLVHPDFALMAGDAPPGVPYAGIQDCMLAITYPTVAEATRVFNALAEGGKVGMPLGETFWADTFGMVTDRFGTPWGVNGGPKEMGKS from the coding sequence AACGGCGACTGCGCTGAAGCCATGGCGTTCTACGCCAAGGTGCTGGGCGCCAGGCTCGAAGCGCTCATCACCTACGGCCAGATGCCCGGCGAGATGCCGGTGCCGCCCGGGCACGCCGACCGCGTCATGCACGCCTACCTGGTGCACCCCGACTTCGCCCTCATGGCCGGCGACGCGCCGCCCGGCGTGCCCTACGCCGGCATCCAGGACTGCATGCTGGCCATCACCTACCCCACGGTGGCGGAAGCCACGCGCGTGTTCAACGCCCTGGCCGAGGGCGGCAAGGTGGGCATGCCGCTGGGTGAGACCTTCTGGGCCGACACCTTCGGCATGGTGACGGACCGCTTCGGCACGCCGTGGGGTGTCAATGGCGGCCCGAAGGAGATGGGCAAATCCTGA